CTGTCTATATTGATGACGAAGGCACTAAACCTGAAGATGTGGTAATTATAGAAAATGGTATCCTAAAAAGGTTTATGAATAATAAAGAATATGCTATTGATTTAAATGATAAACCTACTGGTAATGCCAGGGCTTTTGCTTTCTCTGATGAACCCTTAGTCAGAATGAGGAATACTGCTATCTTACCAGGTACAGATAAATTAGAAGATATGATTGCTTCTATTGAAGATGGATATTATTTAACAGATACAAGTAATGGTCAGGCAGACTCCACCAGTGAGTTTATGTTTGGCGTCACTAATGGTTATGAAATAAAAAATGGTAAGTTAGGAAGAGCGATTAAAGATACTACTATTTCGGGTGTAGCATTTGATATGCTAAAAACTATAGATATGATTTCAGATGAAATGTATTGGTCCAATGCAGGAATGTGTGGAAAAAAACAAAGCATACCCGTAGGTATGGGTGGACCTGCTATAAAGTGTAAAATTAATATAGGAGGTAAATAATTATGGATCTCTTAAATAAATGTCTTAATATCTTAATGGAAAATGGAGCTGATAAAGCAGAAGTTTCTATTGCACATCAATTTAAGGACGAAATGAATGTAAATACAGGTGAAATAAGTCTTCTGAGATCAAGAGAAGAATATAATTTGAATTTGACTGCCATAATTAATAATAAAAAAGACTTTATACAAATTAATAAAATTGATGATAAGTCCATAGAAGCAGCAGCACTTGAAGTAATTAATAATGCAAAAAATTCACAGCCAGATGAAGCTCATGATATATCAGATATACTTATTGAAAAAGAATTTAAAGAAGATATGGTTAATCTTGATCTTGACTTAATGCATAAAAGATTAAAAAAATTTATTCTTAAGATTAATGATGACTATCCAGAGCTTGTAATATCGGAATCTATTTTAGAATATATAGATACTCATCATTACTATGCTAATTCAAAGGGAGTGAAATTATCATCAAATAGTGATAAATACACTTTTGCCTTGATGTTCTTTTCTAAAAAAGGAATGAAGACATCTTCTTTTAATCATACAAGTCTCTCTACAAAAGATTTAGAAAAAGAGTTATATGAATTAGGATCATTACCTTATTTATTAAAAGAATCTATTGAACATTTAGATGCTCAAGCTATAGAGAACAAAAAGTTCACAGGGGATATTATAGTTACTCCTGATTGCATGAACAGTGTATTAGATTTCTTATTATCACATATAAGTAATTATTTCTTAATTGCTGGGATTTCAAACTTTAGTGATAAGTTAAATGAAAAAGTTCTAGATGAAAAATTCACCTTAAGAACTGAACCACTTTCTAAAAAACTTGCAAGTAAAAAATATTATGGATCTGATGGAATTCTCAATAAAAATGACTATATCTTTGAGAATGGTGTATTAAAAAATTATATATTAGATTTATATGGTTCAAATAAGACAGGATATGATAGAGGACCTTCACATGGAGGTAATATAGTAATAGAAAAGGGAGATAAGTCTCTAGATGAAATGATAAAGAGTATAGATCAGGGTATAATTCTATCAAGATTTTCTGGTGGTCAACCCGCTCCTAATGGTGATTTTTCTGGAGTTGCTAAAAATAGTTTTTATATCGAAAATGGTGAAATTAAATATCCTATTAAAGAAACAATGATTACTGGAAATATATTTGATATGTTTACGGATATTAACGCGATATCAGAGGAAAGAATTAATAATGGATCATCTCTATTACCTTTTATACACTTTAAGGATATTAATATTTCATCTAAATAAACTTATTTATTTATCAACTATATTACAGACTAGTTCCATTTAGCTTAAATAAAATGTCATGTTTATGCTAAAATATTTGACTTAATGATTGGCATCTGTTATGATATTAGTGTAAAAAGCATTAAATTAATAAAAATTAAATAATAACCTCATATAATAGTGGAAATATGGTCCACAAGTTTCTACCAGGAAGCCGAAAACTTCCTGACTATGAGGGAAGTGTACTTAGGGTTCCGCATCTATCTCTAGATTTTTGTTCAGAAGATGGCAGGTCCGAGCGGTACAGATATTACATATATCACACCGAAGGGATAAAAGCCCAGGCGGGGAGGTTCTACTCATTGATAGAAAGTAGA
This genomic interval from Halanaerobiaceae bacterium ANBcell28 contains the following:
- a CDS encoding metallopeptidase TldD-related protein, which encodes MDLLNKCLNILMENGADKAEVSIAHQFKDEMNVNTGEISLLRSREEYNLNLTAIINNKKDFIQINKIDDKSIEAAALEVINNAKNSQPDEAHDISDILIEKEFKEDMVNLDLDLMHKRLKKFILKINDDYPELVISESILEYIDTHHYYANSKGVKLSSNSDKYTFALMFFSKKGMKTSSFNHTSLSTKDLEKELYELGSLPYLLKESIEHLDAQAIENKKFTGDIIVTPDCMNSVLDFLLSHISNYFLIAGISNFSDKLNEKVLDEKFTLRTEPLSKKLASKKYYGSDGILNKNDYIFENGVLKNYILDLYGSNKTGYDRGPSHGGNIVIEKGDKSLDEMIKSIDQGIILSRFSGGQPAPNGDFSGVAKNSFYIENGEIKYPIKETMITGNIFDMFTDINAISEERINNGSSLLPFIHFKDINISSK